The sequence AGTCGAGCCCAGGTCGCGGAGTCAAATTCAAAGCCTCGGTACATACCGGGGCTTTTTTTTGTGGCCGCCGGACTCTCACCAGGGACTGTCCCAGGTGATTCGCTTCGTTCCCCTCGGGATGTTTTCTATCTTCCCGCTTCGGCAGAACTCGGAGCTCGCTCCGACGTAGGATGGGTGCAACCCATCGCCATTGATGCGCTGCCCATCCTACGACTCAGCAATGCCCCAGGCGTAGGTTGGAAAACTGATTCAGGACGAGGCGACAGCTTCTCAGGCTATCTCGCGCAGCCAAGTCAATAGATCGGCCTGCGGACTGCAGGGCTGCAAGGGTTGCGACGACAACAGGCAGTAGCGCGAGCCATCTTCGACAAAGCCCAAGGGCGCAACCAGCACGCCGCTGTCCAAATCGTCGCGCACCAGGTGCCATGGGCCAATAGCCACGCCCAGGCCGGCCACCGCCGCCTGCAGACTGAAGTAAAAATGATCGAAGGCCTGCCCCGGCGAGCTGGGAGCACACCGACCTGTTGCCAAGGCCCAGTCCTGCCAGGCGGTCGGCCGTGTCTGGGAGTGAAGGCAAGACGCACCAACCTGCAACGCAGCGCCATCGTGCTCCGCGCTAATCCAGGCCGCCGCCTTGTCCGGACGACAGACCGGGCCGACCCGCTCCACGAACAAGGACTCGACATGGTAGCTATCAGGCCACCGGAAATCGTCACGACGGATTGCCAGGTCGATGCCGTCCGCGAAGGAGAACGGCCCGCCACCGGCAACCAGATGCACCTCGACTCCTGGGTGCCTGGTCTGGAAAGCGGGCCAGCGAGGGATCAGCCAGCGCATCAGCAGCGTGGGTTCGCACGACACCACCAAGCGCCGCGCCTGCCGAGCACTGGCGCGCAGCTCGCCGACGGCCTGCCGCATCAGGCCGAAGCCCCCGCTCACCGCCCGCGCCAGGGTGCGCCCAGCCTCGCTCAGAAACACGCGACGACCACGCCGCTCGAACAGCGCAACATCCAGTTCATCTTCGAGCAGACGCACAGCGCGACTGATCGCGCCGTGGGTCAGATGCAACTCGTCGGCCGCGCGACTGAAATTTTCCAGCCGAGCCGCGGCTTCGAAGCACCGCAGCGCCAGCAACGACGGCAGGCGCTGATTGACGGCTAGTGAGCCTGACTCACTATGACTGTCAGAAAACATCGTTAATTCATCCAGAGACACTTGGTCTAGCATCCTATTTTTGCTGCGCGTCGACAGGATACGTCATGACCGAACTGATAGCCGTAGTCACATTTACCTTGCTGGCGGTGATCAGCCCGGGGCCGGACTTTGCGATGGTCACACGCAACAGCCTGACACTGTCGCGCCGGGCCGGGCCGGGGTGCTGACAGCCTTGGGTATCGGTCTGGGCGTACTGGTCTCAGCCGGCGCCGTGCGCGAGCGCCTCCTGGCCGTGCGCCATTGGATAGACCGCTTGTTCGGCGGCCTGCTGGTCGGATTCGGGGTATTGCTGGCGGCCGCTCGCGGGGCGCACTGACCGCCCACGCCGCCCATGATGACAGCGGCGCCACCGGACCAGGCTGGCGGTCAGAAACAAAAACGCCCCGCATGAGCGGGGCGTTTCGATACCACCGAGCAGTTACTGCTTGGCAGCTTCTTCAGCGGCTTCAGGCTCGGCCTCAGCAGCAGGAGCGGCTGCGTTTTCGTCACCCTTGATGCCCAGCAGTTCCAGATCGAAAACCAGAACCGAGTTGGCAGGGATCAGCGGGCTCGGGCTCTGCTCGCCATAGGCCAGCTCGCTCGGGATGTACAGCTTGTACTTTTCACCGACATGCATCAGCTGCAAGCCTTCGACCCAACCAGGAATCACGCCGCCGACCGGCAGATCGATCGGGGTGCCGCGCTTGATCGAGCTGTCGAAGACGGTGCCATCGGTCAGGCTGCCTTCGTAATGGACAGTCACGACATCATCCGGACCCGGCTGAGGACCATCAGCTTTCTTGACCACCTCATACTGGAGGCCGGACTCGGTGGTCTTCACGCCTTCGCGCTTGGCGTTTTCTTCGAGGAATTTCTTGCCGGCCGCAACGGCCTCTTTGTTCATTTCAGCCATGCGCTCTTCGGCGCGCTTCTGCAAATAGCTGAACGCCTCCATCAATTGCTCGTCGGTCAGCTTCTGCTCTTTCTTGCCGATCGCATCATCGATGCCCTGCGCAACAGCGTTCGAATCGAGATCGGCCATGCCTTCCTGCGCCAGACTCTTGCCCATGTTCAGGCCGATGCCATAAGAGGCTTTCTGTGCCGGGGTTTCCAGCTTGGCGCTGGTTTCCGAATCACAGCCCGCCAGAACCAGGCCAACCAGGGCAATCGCCGACGCCAAACGATGATGTCTCATTCTGTTTCCTTTAATTACGCGTAAGAGGTGCAGCAAAAACAATGACCGGAGCTTAACAGCCACCTCATGCAGTGACTACCGAGCACGCCGCGGTAATAGGTAAAGACAGTGCAAAGTCCAGAAGTGCCGCACGAAACGCAGAAAGCCGCCAACCCAAAACATCGGGCAAAAAAAAAGCGACCCTAAGGTCGCTTTCTTCGTGCTATCAAGGCGTTCAGTGGTCCTTGATGGCTAATATGGCGCAGCGGACGGGACTCGAACCCGCGACCCCCGGCGTGACAGGCCGGTATTCTAACCGACTGAACTACCGCTGCGCTAAACCTCGAGTGGTGGGTGATGACGGGATCGAACCGCCGACCCTCTGCTTGTAAGGCAGATGCTCTCCCAGCTGAGCTAATCACCCGTTTGCTCTCGAAGTGGGGCGCATTCTAGAGACGGATCTGAACCTTGGCAACCCCCTTTTGAAAAAAAAATTGAAGAACTTACAAAGACTTAGGAAACCCCTCTGTTTAAGGGTCGTTTTTGTGGTTTCCATCGGCATTGCCCCTGCGCAGGGTTGGCCTGCGTTCGCCAGAGGGGAATAATGCGCGCTTTGCTTTTACCGGAGTTTCCATCGCATGTGGTTTCGCAATCTGCTCGTCTACCGTCTCACTCAAAACGTCCCTTTTGATGTCGAGACACTTGAAACCGCATTGGCCGCCAAGCCCGCCCGCCCCTGCGCCAGCCAGGAACTGAGCACCTACGGTTTCGTCGCGCCCTTTGGCAAGGGCGAAGACGCACCTCTGGTACATGCCAGCCAAGGCTTTCTCTTGATCTCAACGCGCAAGGAAGAGCGCATCCTGCCAGGCAGCGTGGTCAAGGACGCGCTGAAGGAAAAGGTCGACGAGATCGAAAACGAGCAGATGCGCAAGGTCTACAAAAAGGAACGCGACCAGCTCAAGGACGACATCATCCAGGCCTTCCTGCCGCGCGCCTTCATTCGCAAGTCCGGGACCTTCGCCGCCATCGCGCCTGAGCACGGCCTGATTCTGGTGGACTCTTCCAGCCCCAAGCGCGCCGAAGACCTGCTCTCCACACTGCGCGAAGCCATCGGCTCGCTGCCGGTTCGCCCGCTGACGGTCAAGATAGCGCCTTCGGCCACCATGACCGACTGGGTCAAGACGCAGAAAGCCGCGGACAATTTCTTCGTGCTCGACGAGTGCGAATTGCGCGATACCCATGAAGACGGCGGCGTGGTGCGCTGCAAGCGCCAGGATCTGACCAGCGACGAGATCCAGCAGCATCTGGAAGTCGGCAAGCAGGTCACTCAACTGTCGCTGGGCTGGCAGGACAAGCTGTCCTTCGTCCTCGACGACAAACTGGTGATCAAGCGCCTGCGCTTCGAGGAGCTGCTGCAGGACCAGGCCGAACAGGACGGTGGCGACGACGACCTCGGCCAGCAGGACGCCAGCTTCCTGCTGATGATGCTGACCTTCAAGGAGTTCCTGCCCGCGCTGTTCGAAGCCCTGGGTGGTGAGGAGATCCCGCAGGGCATCTAAACTGCCCTGGCCGTCAGCCCCGGCTGGCGGCCCACTCCCCCATAACTACAAGGTAAAGCCCGATGCGTGCTCTCGCCGCCCTAAGCCGCTTTGTCGGCAACACCTTCGCCCTCTGGGTCCTGCTGTTCGCCGTCCTCGCTTTCTTCCAACCCAGCTGGTTTCTGCCTGCCACCGCCTGGATCGTCCCCTTGCTCGGCCTGATCATGTTCGGCATGGGCCTGACACTGAAAGCGGCGGATTTCGCTGAAGTCGCGCGCCGGCCGCTGTGGGTGGCATTGGGTGTCGGGGCGCAGTTTCTGATCATGCCCGCCCTCGCCTGGCTGCTCTGCCAACTGCTGGGCTTGCCCGCGGAGATCGCGGTGGGTGTGATCCTGGTGGGCTGCTGCCCGGGCGGTACCGCGTCGAACGTGATCGCCTGGTTCTCGCGGGGTGACGTCGCGCTCTCGGTAGCGATCACCGCCGTCACCACCCTGCTCGCCCCGCTGGTCACGCCCGCGTTGATCTGGCTGCTGGCTTCGGCCTGGCTACCGGTCAATTTCGGCGCGCTGTTCATGTCCATCGTGCAGATCGTGCTGCTGCCGATCGCCCTCGGCCTGATCGCGCGCCGCCTGCTGGGCAATCGGGTGCATCAGGTGGTCGATATCCTGCCGCTGGTTTCGGTGGTAAGCATCGTGATCATCGTTGCGGCCGTGGTTGCCGCCAGCCAGGCGAAAATTGCCGAGTCGGGCTTGTTGATCATGGCCGTGGTGATACTGCACAACAGCCTGGGGCTCGGCATCGGCTATCTGGTCGGGCGCTTGTTCGGCCTGCCGCTGGCGCAGCGCAAAACACTGTCGATCGAAGTCGGCATGCAGAACTCGGGGCTCGGAGCGGCCCTGGCCAGTGCGCATTTCTCGCCTTTGGCAGCGGTGCCCAGCGCATTGTTCAGCGTCTGGCACAACCTCTCCGGTGCGCTGCTGGCGACGGTCTATCGGCGAATGAATGACAAAGGTCACGACGCGTCCTGACAGACTCGTGCCGGTCCGGGTCAGTTGCCCGGACCTTCTTGCTGTGACAATAGCGCGTGCCGAGGACGACCTCGGCTTGCTCGCAACTACCGGGGACGGCCCCACCCAGTCACTGTCCTTGTGGAGGTGCTATGTCCTGGATCATCCTGTTTATCGCCGGTCTGTTCGAAGTCGGCTGGGCCGTTGGTTTGAAGTACACGGAAGGTTTCACCCGCCCGCTGCCCACCTTGCTCACCGTTGCGTCCATGTTGGCCAGCCTGGCGTTGCTGGGCATTGCCATGAAAGAGCTGCCGCTGGGCACTGCCTACGCCGTCTGGACGGGCATCGGAGCAGTCGGGACGGTGGTCGTCGGCATCCTGCTGTTCGGCGAATCGGCAGCGCTGTTGCGCCTGGCCAGCGTAATGCTGATCTGCATCGGCCTGGTCGGGCTGAAACTCAGCCACTGAGAAGCCATTGAAGCGCCGTCACGGCAGCCGGCGAACCCCGGCTGCCGCAGGCTGAGTCAAGCGTGGAGCGCGGGCTCGCGATAGTGCCGCGCACAGGCCTCACCATCGGCGCGGAACAGATGGCACTTGTTGGCTTGCACGCCGGTCGCGAAGACCTGTCCAACCGCAACCCGGCGATTGCCATCGCTGGCGACCGCCACCATCGAGTCGACGCCTTCCAGGTTCAGGTGCAACAGGTTGTGATCGCCAAGCCGCTCGGCCACGGCAATCTCGCCGTTGAAGACGAAATCCGCCTGCTCGGCATCGACGAAGTGCTCAGGGCGAACGCCCAAGATCAGCGCGTCGCCTGGATTGACCTTTCGGCCATCGACCGCCACCCGCATGGCGCTGCCGCCGGGCATCTCGACCTCAACCGAGTCTGCATCGGCGCGCAGGGCTCGAACTGGCAGGAAATTCATCTGAGGTGAGCCGATGAAACCCGCGACGAACTGGTTATGCGGGTAGTGGTACAGCTCCAGCGGCGGGCCAACCTGCGCAATGCGGCCAGCGTTGAGCACCACGATCTTGTCGGCCAGAGTCATGGCCTCGACCTGGTCGTGGGTGACATAGATCATCGTTGCCTTGAGGCGCTGGTGCAGGCGCGAGATTTCGATACGCATCTGCACGCGGAGGAAGGCGTCCAGATTGGACAACGGCTCGTCGAACAGGAACACCTTGGGTTCGCGAACCATGGTGCGCCCGATCGCGACGCGCTGGCGCTGGCCGCCGGACAGGTCCTTGGGCTTGCGCTCGAGCAAGTGGTCGAGCTGAAGAATTTTGGCAACCGACTCGACACGGCGATTGATTTCGGCCTTGTTGACCTTTGCCAGCTTGAGGCCGAATGCCATGTTTTCCGCGACGTTCATGTGCGGATACAGCGCATACGATTGAAAGACCATCCCCACCGAGCGATCCATCGGCGGCAGCTCGTTGACCCGCTCGCCGTCGATCTGCAGCTCCCCGTCGGTGATGTCTTCGAGACCGGCAATCAGTCGCAGCAACGTCGACTTGCCGCATCCCGACGGCCCGACGAACACGACGAATTCGCCGTCGGCGATATCCAGGTCGATGCCACGCGTGATTGGAACCTCGTCATAGCTCTTGCAAATATTTCGCAGGGTTACACTGGCCATTATTGTTGTTCTCCTTCAAAAACAGCCGCCGTGACGGGTCACGGCGAGCATAGCGAGCGGCGGCGGGCCGGTCGAGACGAAGCATCTGCTTCGCCTCGAGCCCTGGACTTAGCCGAGCCGGCGGGCGAAGCCGAAGCCATGCGCCGGCAGGTGCACGCCTTGACTATCGAATACCGCCGTAGCCGATGGCACATCGAGCCCTTCGACCGGTGCGGACAGGTCATAGTGCCGAGCGCTGTCGCTCATATTGAACAGACATACCCAGACTTCGTCGTCCAACCGACGCTCGTACACCAGCAGGGCTTCGTCGTGGTAGACGGTGCGCATGCTGCCTTCGACCAGAAGGCGCTGATCCTGGCGCCAGGCGAGGAAGCGGCGATAGATGTTGAGCATGGAGTTCGGGTCCGGCTCCTGCGCGGCCACCGAGAGCGGCAGATGCTTGTCGGCCAGCGGCAACCAGGGCTGCTCGCGACTGAAGCCACCATGCGGGCCCTGGTCGTGCCAGGGCATCGGCGTACGGCAACCATCGCGGCCTTTGAATTCCGGCCAGAACCGGATGCCGTAGGGGTCGACCAGTTGCTCGAACTGCAGCTCGGCCTCGTCCAGGCCCAGCTCCTCGCCCTGATAGAGGCAGACACTGCCGCGCATGCTCAGCAACATCGCCATGAACATCCGACCGCGGGCGTGATCCGGCTGGTTGGCCAGCGCCCAGCGGCTCATCACCCGCACCACGTCGTGGTTGCCGATCGACCAGCAGGGCCAGCCATCGACCAGCTCGCGCTCGACGCAGTCGATGGTGTGACGCAGGAAGCTCGGGCTGCACTGCTCGGTCAGCAGGTCGAAGGAGTACGCCATGTGCAGGGTGTCGCTGCCGCCTGTGTAAGCGGCCATGGTCCTCAGCGAATGATCGCAACCGATCTCGGCCACGGTCGCGCTGCCCGGATAGCGCTCGAGCAACTGCCGGATACGCCGCAGGAAGCCGATGTTCTCCGGCTGAGTCTTGTCGTAGACGTGCTGCTGGAAGGCATAGGGGTTTTCGGCGCGTACACCGATGCTACCTTCACGAATCTCATGGTTCGGCGGGTTGTCGCGCAACTCACGATCATGAAAGTAGAAATTCGCCGCATCCAGGCGGAAACCGTCGACGCCCAGCTTCAACCAGAACTCCATGTCGTCAAGCAGCTGCTGCTGGACTTCTTCGCAATGGAAGTTCAGATCCGGCTGGCTGGAGAGGAAGTTGTGCAGGTAATACTGCTTGCGACGGCTGTCCCAGGTCCAGGCGGGCCCGCCGAACACTGAGAGCCAGTTATTGGGCACGGTGCCGTCCTCCTTCGGATCGGCCCAGACGTACCAGTCCGCCTTTGGATTGTCGCGGCTGGAGCGGCTTTCCTTGAACCAGGCGTGCTGATCCGAGGAATGGTTGAGCACCTGATCGATGAGGATACGAATGCCGCGCGCATGGGCCACATCGATGACCTGCTTGAAGTCTTCCAGCGTGCCGAACAGCGGATCGACGCCACGGTAATCGGACACGTCGTAGCCGAAGTCTTTCATCGGCGAGGTGAAGAACGGCGATAGCCAGATAGCGTCGACGTTGAGGCTGGCGATGTAGTCGATCTTCTCGACCACACCGAGCAGATCGCCAACCCCATCGCCGTTGCTATCGAAAAAGCTGCGCGGGTAAACCTGATAAATGACGCCGCCGCGCCACCAGTCGTTGCGATTCATACAACCAACCTTCGATGTTTGGGGGAACACGCCGCCACTCTAGGTGCGGCAACCCGCCGCAACATCCTCCCGCCAACTTATTACCGAGGCGTATGGCGCGGGCGTAGAGACAGGGCCGACGGGGGGCGTAGAGCCAACTGCCCGGGCTGGCCCGGCGCCGCCGAATCGCGTCTGGCTTCGCCCATGCAGCTCGCCATAAAACCGTCAACCTAAAAACGAATCGACACTTATTTGTCACGAGCAGCTTTTAGGATCGATGCAGTTCCGGGACTGACCCTGCAGTAGCAGCCGCGCCAGCCATCCCTCGCGCCGCTGCACCAGCCAGGAGCGACACGCATCCACACATCCATGGAGAGAACAATGTTCAAGTGCAAGCCCCTCGCCGCTGCCATCATCGCGATCCTCGCCAGCCAGGCCTACGCCGACGACAACAGTGCAGAACAGAGCCAGTCCGGTGCCGACAACATTGTGGAAGTCACGCAGACCGGAGGCCAGGACAACCTGTCCTACCAATCGCAGATCGGTGCCAGCAACGATGGCATGGTCACCCAGAATCAGGCGACTCTGTCGGATGCCGTCCAGACCCAGACCGGCAACCTGAACCGCGCCGACATCGTGCAGGACTCGACCGAGCAGAGCGAAGCGATCCAGCTGCAGCAAGGCGACAGCCACGACGCCAGCATCGTCCAGAACGGCTCGTTCGGCGCCAGCGCCCGTCAGTATCAGGACGGCAGCTACAACACCGCGATCACCGAGCAGACCGCCGCTGATATGAGCACTGCGGTGACGGAGCAAGATGGCAGCGACAACTACGCCGAAACCATCCAGAGCAACACCGAGTCGAGCGTCTCCGAGCAGCGCCAGACCGGCGCTGAAAACATCTCGCTGGTCTGGCAGGACGGCGGTGCCCGCAACGAGGCCGGCGTCGACCAGCAGGGCAACCTCAACGATGCGAGCGTCTACCAGACCAACGCCTTCGACTCGCGCGCCAAGATCGAGCAGCAGGGTGATTCGCAGGTCGCCTCGGTGATGCAGCAGGGTTCTGACCACACCGCCAGCATTCAGTCGACGGGCCTGATGAACGAAGCCTATATCGATCAGACCGGCAGCCTGCAGAGCGCGTCGATCTATCAGGACGGCACGTCCAACAGCGCCGATATCTTCCAGGCCGGTGAAAGCAACACGGCCAGCACCAAGCAGACCGGCAACAACCACTACCTCACCATCGACCAGCTGGACGGCAACTTCCAGACCGCCTCGCTACAGCAGAACGGCGAGTACAACGAAGCCTACGTCGCCCAGACAGGCACGGATCACCTGATCGACTTCGCCCAGGACGGCGCCGACAACCTGCTCACCGTCGAGCAGCGCGGCAACGGCAACGAGCTGACCGGCACCAGCTATGGCGACAACAACCGTGTGGACGTTATGCAGGATGGTGACCTCAACGTGGCCGACATCCAGCAGATCTACGGCTCCGATAACGAAGTCAGCCTGGCGCAGACTGGCGAGGGTCATTTGGCGCAGGTGATCCAGGGCGGCACTGCCAACCAGGCGATGCTCGATCAAAGCGGCATGGGCAACTCGGCCATGGTGTCGCAGATGGGCTCGGGCAACATCGCGATCGTCACCCAGCAATAAAGCCGTACCGGCGGCCAGCCGTGTGGATGGCCGCCCTCCTGCTAACGCATGCGCGCCGGATTGCCCATCACGGTTGCGCCCGCCGCGACGTCTCGCGTCACTACACTGCCCGCACCGACCACCGCGCCATCGCCGATGGTCACGCCCGGCAGGATGATCGAGCCACCGCCGATCCATACATGCTCGCCGATCATCACCGGCCGGCCGAATTCCAGGCCGCTACGGCGCTCCTCGACACCGCGCGGATGATCCGCCGCGTAGATCTGCACCGCGGGACCGATCTGCGTCCCGGCACCGATGCGCACCTCGGCCACGTCAAGAATCACGCAATTGAAGTTGAAGAACACCTCATCGCCCAGATGGATGTTGTAGCCGTAATCGCAGTGAAAAGGCGGCCGCACCACCGCGCCGTCGCCGACGCTTCCCAGCAGTTCCTTCAGCAAGGCGCGACGGACCGCTGGCGTCTCGCCGAGCGCAGCGTTGTAGCGCACCATCCAGGCCTTGGCAGTGGCCTGATCGGCCTGTAGCTCGGCGTCGCCCGGACGATAGAGTTCGCCGGCGAGCATCTTCTGTTTTTCGGTCATCGTCATCTTCAGCTCTCGCTAAGCTTGATCGGCACGTGCACCGGGCCGGTCGGGTACGCACTGAATGGCTCTATACCGGTCACTCACCCTGGATCTTGCTCAGCAGGCTGCGCGCCAGCTGCACCGCCTCGTTGCGATGGGTGATGTTGAGCTTCTGATACAGGCTGCGGATGTGTGTCTTGATGGTGGTCGGTGCGACGTTGAGGTGCTCGGCAATCTGCTCGTTCGACTGCCCTGCGTGGATCAGGCTGAGCACCTGCCATTCGCGCCGGGTCAAGGGTGAGTGCCGGATCAGCTCGGGCACGTCGGGGCGGTTGATGATGTCCTGGATCACCGCCTCGTCGAGGGTGATGCGGATCGCCCGGCTGAAGTCGCGTTGCTGCTGCGCCAGCTGAATCAACCGATCGGCTCGCTGGGCCTCGAGCTCACCGAGCGTGCGCTCGTGCTGCAACGCCTTGAGCATGACGATGATCAGCTTGCCGATGCGTAGAAAGCTGCCGATGGCGCCCGTGCTGGTGGCCAGCGTCAGTGCTTGTTGCAGGTGATCGAGCGCCTGCTGTCGTTCCTCGCGCTGCCAATGCAGCTGCGCCAGGAGGATATGGTTGCGGTTCAGGTCCATGACCAGGCCGTGCTGTTCGGCATCACCCTGCAACTGGCGCAGGATGGGCAGCGCCTTCTCCGGCTGCTTCAGCGACAGGTAGGCACGCGCGTGGTTGCGGCCGTTGTACTGGGCGAAGTGATTGAGCCCCCGCTCGAGTGCGGGCGCGGTAAGCAGCCACTGCTGGATCGCTGCCTTGTCCTGAGTCGAATCCCAGTAGCTGAGCATCACCGCATGGGCATTGGCGAGCCAGTCAACGTGGTAATTGTCGCCTGCCAGCATGCTCTGCATCTTGCCGACGTATTCGGCGCAGGCATTCTGCTGGCCGCGTGCGTGGGCGACGCCTGCCAGCAAGGCATAACACTGCAGCAACCACCGGTCACCAACGTCCTCAAGGATCTGGATGCCCTGCAGCGCGCACTGCTCGGCGGCGTCGAGATGGTGCCATTCGAGCAGGACCTGGCCGCGCACGCGGTAGATGAATTCCATGATCGGCGTAGCCCGCAGCTCGGCCTGTTCGACGTACTGAATCGCCCGTTCCTGCAACGAGTACGCTTTTTGCAGAAAGCCTTGGGCGATGGCGATCTCCGAGAGCTGGCCGAGGTTCCACACCACCAGGTGCGAGGCTCGAATTTCCCGTGCGCGGCGTTCGGCCTCCTGATATTGCTGTTGCGCCTGGGGCAGCAACCCCTGTACGAAATGCGCCTCGGCCAGGCCCGATAGCGCGGCGACCTTCGAGGTCCGCATGATCAGCGGTTCGCGTGCCAGCGCCTCGCGAGCCAGCGCCATGGCCTGCTGCTCGTCCCCCTGATTCATCGCCACCTGCGCGCGCACGGCGTTGAATTCGCCGACGATACGCGCCCAGTCCTCTTCCGAGCAGCTGTGCTGCAGGGCCTGCTCTCCGGCCTTGAACCAGCGCTCGACCTGATCGAACTGGTAGGAATTCTGCGACACCCACGCCTGCAGCAGTGTGAACAACGGCGACCCGGCGATGACCGCCTCGGGCAGCGTTTCCAGACATTGTTGCAACAGCCCCAGCCGTCCCTGACGGTAGAACTGCCGACCGAACCGCTCCAGCACCTCGCCGACCCGCGTCGGGCAGCGCGCCTGCACCGAGTGGCGTGCTGCTTCCTCCGGCATGCTCTCGGCCATCAGCGCCTCGGCCGCACGCAAATGAAGTTCAGGCACACGCTGCGGCTGATGGGTGTGCAGTTCGCCCTGCAGGAAGATGCCGAACAGCGGATGGTAGGCGTACCACTGACGCAGACTGTCGAGGGGCTGCACGAACAAGCCGTTCCGTTCGAGCTGCTCGAGCATGTCGCGGGAATTGCTGCCCTGGGTCAGGTGATTGGCCAGGGCGGCATTGAAGCGCTCCAGCAGACAGGTCGTCTGGAGGAACTCGACCGTCGCCGACCCCAGCGAGCTCATCACCTGTTCGCGCATGTAGTCGCGGACGAAGGGATGGCCGAGTTGCAGGCTTTCCAGAAACAGGTCCATGCCGCGGCTGGTCTGCACTTCCTGCAGCGCCAGCGGCAACGCACAGGGCCAGCCACCGATGCGGCGGTTGAGTCGCTCCACCTGCTCGCGGTTGATGGCCACCGGCAAGCCTTCCTTGAGCAAGGCTTCGACCTCGTCGGTTTCGAAAGCCAGATGCGCCGCGTCCACGGTCAGCAGTTGATGCTTGACGCGCAGTTCGGCCACGCCCAGCTCAGGCAGGCCGCGGCTACACACCAGAAGGGTCAGCCAGGACGGCATGTTGCGCAGGAAGAATCGCAACACCGCGATGACCTCGGGGTTGGCCAGCGTCTCGAAGTCATCGAGCACCAGCAGCAGCGGTTCGTTATCGACCGGCAGCTCCGCCAGCAGATGCGTGATCAGGACATCGAAGGCCTCGCTGCCCTGCTCCGCGAGCAGCAGGCTGCGCGGGCAACCCTGCTCCAGCTGCGCATCGAGCACATGCAGCAGGTAGCGAGCCAGCTGCCGTGGATCGTTATCCGCCGGGTGCAACTGCAGCCAGGCCACCTGCCCCGGAAATGCGCGTGCCCATTGGCAAGCCAGCGTGGTCTTGCCGAAGCCGCTCGGCGCATGCAGTACCGCCAGCCGCACATCCCCGAGTCGCTGCAGCCACTCATCCAGTCGAGGGCGCGAAAGCAGCCCCTTGGGCATCGGCGGCATGCTCAGCTTCGCCGGGATCAGCGGCAAAGGCTCAGGTATTGCGGCATTCATGGTCATCTCCCGTGCTTCGTTCCCTGGTCGGGTCGCGCGGTCCATCGACGTTGCGACTGGGCGAGCCTAGCCCTTCACCCCGCCAGCGGTCAGCCCGCCAACGATCCAGCGCTGACAATACAGGAACACCACTGTGATCGGCAGGCCAGACAGCACGGCGGCA comes from Stutzerimonas stutzeri and encodes:
- a CDS encoding sugar O-acetyltransferase, which translates into the protein MTMTEKQKMLAGELYRPGDAELQADQATAKAWMVRYNAALGETPAVRRALLKELLGSVGDGAVVRPPFHCDYGYNIHLGDEVFFNFNCVILDVAEVRIGAGTQIGPAVQIYAADHPRGVEERRSGLEFGRPVMIGEHVWIGGGSIILPGVTIGDGAVVGAGSVVTRDVAAGATVMGNPARMR
- the malT gene encoding HTH-type transcriptional regulator MalT — translated: MNAAIPEPLPLIPAKLSMPPMPKGLLSRPRLDEWLQRLGDVRLAVLHAPSGFGKTTLACQWARAFPGQVAWLQLHPADNDPRQLARYLLHVLDAQLEQGCPRSLLLAEQGSEAFDVLITHLLAELPVDNEPLLLVLDDFETLANPEVIAVLRFFLRNMPSWLTLLVCSRGLPELGVAELRVKHQLLTVDAAHLAFETDEVEALLKEGLPVAINREQVERLNRRIGGWPCALPLALQEVQTSRGMDLFLESLQLGHPFVRDYMREQVMSSLGSATVEFLQTTCLLERFNAALANHLTQGSNSRDMLEQLERNGLFVQPLDSLRQWYAYHPLFGIFLQGELHTHQPQRVPELHLRAAEALMAESMPEEAARHSVQARCPTRVGEVLERFGRQFYRQGRLGLLQQCLETLPEAVIAGSPLFTLLQAWVSQNSYQFDQVERWFKAGEQALQHSCSEEDWARIVGEFNAVRAQVAMNQGDEQQAMALAREALAREPLIMRTSKVAALSGLAEAHFVQGLLPQAQQQYQEAERRAREIRASHLVVWNLGQLSEIAIAQGFLQKAYSLQERAIQYVEQAELRATPIMEFIYRVRGQVLLEWHHLDAAEQCALQGIQILEDVGDRWLLQCYALLAGVAHARGQQNACAEYVGKMQSMLAGDNYHVDWLANAHAVMLSYWDSTQDKAAIQQWLLTAPALERGLNHFAQYNGRNHARAYLSLKQPEKALPILRQLQGDAEQHGLVMDLNRNHILLAQLHWQREERQQALDHLQQALTLATSTGAIGSFLRIGKLIIVMLKALQHERTLGELEAQRADRLIQLAQQQRDFSRAIRITLDEAVIQDIINRPDVPELIRHSPLTRREWQVLSLIHAGQSNEQIAEHLNVAPTTIKTHIRSLYQKLNITHRNEAVQLARSLLSKIQGE
- a CDS encoding alpha-glucosidase family protein, coding for MNRNDWWRGGVIYQVYPRSFFDSNGDGVGDLLGVVEKIDYIASLNVDAIWLSPFFTSPMKDFGYDVSDYRGVDPLFGTLEDFKQVIDVAHARGIRILIDQVLNHSSDQHAWFKESRSSRDNPKADWYVWADPKEDGTVPNNWLSVFGGPAWTWDSRRKQYYLHNFLSSQPDLNFHCEEVQQQLLDDMEFWLKLGVDGFRLDAANFYFHDRELRDNPPNHEIREGSIGVRAENPYAFQQHVYDKTQPENIGFLRRIRQLLERYPGSATVAEIGCDHSLRTMAAYTGGSDTLHMAYSFDLLTEQCSPSFLRHTIDCVERELVDGWPCWSIGNHDVVRVMSRWALANQPDHARGRMFMAMLLSMRGSVCLYQGEELGLDEAELQFEQLVDPYGIRFWPEFKGRDGCRTPMPWHDQGPHGGFSREQPWLPLADKHLPLSVAAQEPDPNSMLNIYRRFLAWRQDQRLLVEGSMRTVYHDEALLVYERRLDDEVWVCLFNMSDSARHYDLSAPVEGLDVPSATAVFDSQGVHLPAHGFGFARRLG